One window of the Candidatus Zixiibacteriota bacterium genome contains the following:
- a CDS encoding conserved exported hypothetical protein (Evidence 4 : Unknown function but conserved in other organisms), translating to MIRLSLKSGMGRASMAALFVLGICAAAFGQEAKISRFTLDNGMQVILKENHASPMITSLIFVKAGSKYESKYNNGVTHFLEHLLFDGTASHRQEEISGGIERLGGYINAFTRKEFTAYLVLMPKDYINYGMATEADMLFNSNFPDDKFPKERKIVIEEMKKDNDAEGTAAEDFGDEKALAGTPYERPVIGYESTIANIPREAVIDYWKRFYGPNNMIALIIGDFETPAMTEMVKSIFGKFPRADLPPAPVIDYQKLSGEQTFKTAAKTKSTYINFSIEAPKYTDPDYFAFAILEDYLSDEENSPLVKALKGGANPLVSSVSASLDTKEEFSRFNIQLISDQAALADSIVRITDSVLKNLAATPPSEELLNGYKVSRRCNDIYMSEKLHYYGFTVAPLMAITGWDFFEKFQNRVDSVTIADIGRACADYMANLNDVITIVYPQAKDNPNESVYMPTGPSAEEVIAHYKTATFPAYDLTSGKKFKMPAITVATGTQEKRYANYLKQVLDNGLTVIIKSNPDSRVFALNVIGENRTASEPDGKDGITDFVNHMIEKGTITRSAEQLSQDLASIGAKVTLYDNPWIPYDDRYTTRQFAFMKFETIDEFAPKGIELFSDMIAHPAFDSAQVEKVRADILGLLGRNGGSTYKVARDLFYATLFENTAYARTIEGTFRTIGSISAEDLKSYHHNFYSPENMIVTIGTSRPPEEVMALVKNTLGTIPKSGFTPVEAVRPANVLTVKTAHQKMEKEQVYIYLGNLLPSAKSPDAAALDVTAAVLSKRLQKVLREQQGLAYSVGAGVNLDRNFGWYICSIGTGAANFEKAKSGILAEIEKLKTAMPTDSEVAEAVNSLWGSYLTANLSRINQAYYMGVNEYLGVGYDYDETYLENIRKVSRGLVMRTARRYFDTTNYVIATAGNM from the coding sequence ATGATACGTTTGTCGCTGAAATCAGGGATGGGAAGGGCGTCAATGGCGGCTTTGTTCGTACTGGGTATATGCGCCGCCGCGTTCGGGCAGGAAGCCAAAATCAGCCGTTTCACACTTGATAATGGGATGCAGGTGATACTCAAAGAAAACCATGCCTCTCCGATGATAACATCGCTGATTTTCGTAAAGGCCGGAAGCAAGTATGAATCCAAGTACAACAACGGCGTCACCCATTTTCTGGAACATCTCCTTTTCGACGGCACCGCCTCGCACCGCCAGGAAGAGATCTCCGGGGGCATTGAACGGCTGGGCGGGTATATAAACGCTTTCACGCGGAAAGAATTCACCGCCTATCTGGTTCTGATGCCCAAAGATTATATCAACTATGGGATGGCAACCGAAGCCGACATGCTTTTCAATTCCAATTTCCCCGATGACAAATTCCCCAAGGAACGGAAAATTGTCATCGAAGAAATGAAGAAAGATAACGATGCCGAGGGTACGGCCGCCGAAGATTTTGGCGATGAAAAAGCGCTGGCCGGCACCCCGTACGAGCGGCCGGTGATAGGGTACGAATCCACGATCGCCAATATCCCCCGCGAAGCGGTAATCGACTATTGGAAACGATTCTACGGTCCCAATAACATGATCGCTCTCATTATCGGCGACTTTGAGACTCCCGCGATGACCGAGATGGTCAAATCGATCTTCGGCAAATTTCCCCGGGCCGACCTCCCCCCTGCGCCCGTGATAGATTACCAAAAACTGTCGGGCGAACAGACTTTCAAAACCGCGGCCAAAACCAAATCAACCTATATCAATTTCTCGATCGAGGCCCCCAAATATACCGACCCGGATTATTTCGCATTCGCTATTCTCGAGGACTATCTTTCCGACGAGGAAAATTCCCCGCTAGTGAAAGCCCTGAAAGGAGGAGCCAATCCGCTGGTCTCCTCCGTCTCTGCATCGCTTGACACCAAAGAGGAATTCTCCCGTTTCAATATCCAGTTAATTTCTGATCAGGCGGCGCTGGCCGATTCGATCGTCCGTATTACCGACAGCGTCCTCAAGAATCTGGCCGCAACCCCCCCGTCGGAAGAACTTCTCAACGGCTACAAAGTCTCCCGGCGGTGCAATGATATTTACATGTCCGAGAAATTGCACTATTACGGTTTCACGGTGGCGCCCTTAATGGCCATAACCGGCTGGGACTTTTTTGAGAAATTCCAGAACCGGGTCGACTCGGTAACAATTGCTGATATCGGACGGGCCTGCGCCGATTACATGGCGAACCTGAATGATGTCATTACCATTGTCTATCCGCAAGCGAAAGACAACCCCAATGAGTCCGTCTATATGCCGACCGGGCCGAGCGCCGAAGAAGTCATTGCACATTACAAGACAGCAACTTTCCCTGCATACGATTTGACGTCCGGAAAAAAATTCAAGATGCCGGCCATCACGGTGGCTACCGGCACCCAGGAGAAGCGATATGCTAATTATCTGAAGCAGGTCCTGGATAATGGGCTGACCGTGATTATCAAATCGAATCCCGACAGCCGGGTATTTGCCCTCAATGTCATCGGGGAAAACCGGACCGCTTCGGAACCGGACGGGAAAGACGGTATCACCGATTTTGTCAATCATATGATCGAAAAAGGCACCATCACCCGTTCCGCCGAGCAGTTGTCACAGGACCTGGCCTCCATCGGCGCCAAGGTGACCTTGTACGACAATCCCTGGATACCGTACGACGACCGCTACACGACCCGCCAGTTTGCCTTCATGAAATTCGAAACCATCGACGAATTCGCCCCCAAGGGAATCGAACTCTTCTCCGATATGATCGCCCACCCGGCCTTCGACTCGGCGCAGGTGGAAAAAGTCCGCGCCGATATTTTGGGACTTCTCGGGCGAAATGGCGGCTCCACCTATAAAGTGGCGCGGGACCTGTTCTATGCGACCCTTTTTGAAAATACCGCCTATGCCCGTACTATTGAAGGAACCTTCCGCACTATCGGCTCGATTTCGGCCGAGGACCTGAAATCTTATCATCATAATTTCTACTCGCCGGAAAATATGATTGTCACTATCGGCACCAGCCGGCCTCCCGAAGAGGTCATGGCGCTGGTAAAAAACACGCTGGGGACAATTCCAAAGTCCGGGTTCACCCCGGTTGAAGCGGTTCGCCCCGCCAATGTCCTGACAGTCAAGACGGCGCACCAGAAAATGGAAAAAGAACAGGTCTATATCTATCTCGGAAACCTTCTGCCGTCGGCCAAGTCCCCCGATGCCGCCGCTCTCGATGTCACCGCGGCGGTTCTTTCCAAACGTCTCCAGAAAGTTCTGCGGGAACAGCAGGGGCTGGCCTATTCGGTCGGGGCCGGGGTCAATCTGGATCGAAATTTCGGCTGGTATATCTGCAGTATCGGAACCGGGGCGGCCAATTTCGAGAAAGCCAAATCCGGCATCCTGGCGGA
- a CDS encoding hypothetical protein (Evidence 5 : Unknown function): MSYTIQMKRNRGIEGWWRAIGFTLMIFTLALGIAAVMASDRQPGISATADHGPIAGAVAPWADDGMVANGTGCPAEPAFFTVPAVVGAFGIDTNRPGSEAVTHFSSDQSGPKAFTPRTTTASISAKKAMEFTLIGAKPSGTS, translated from the coding sequence ATGTCTTATACAATTCAGATGAAAAGAAACCGCGGAATTGAGGGTTGGTGGAGGGCCATTGGGTTCACCCTGATGATCTTTACTCTGGCGCTGGGAATCGCGGCCGTGATGGCCAGTGACCGGCAACCCGGCATTTCCGCGACCGCCGACCATGGCCCAATAGCGGGAGCGGTGGCGCCCTGGGCAGATGACGGCATGGTCGCCAACGGTACGGGCTGTCCCGCCGAGCCGGCTTTCTTTACGGTTCCGGCAGTGGTCGGAGCCTTCGGTATCGACACCAATCGCCCCGGTTCCGAAGCAGTAACTCATTTTTCCTCGGACCAGAGCGGGCCGAAGGCCTTTACCCCGCGCACCACGACGGCCTCGATTTCGGCCAAGAAGGCCATGGAATTCACCCTGATCGGCGCCAAGCCGTCCGGGACCTCTTAA
- the secD gene encoding Protein translocase subunit SecD, producing MKGQTWRLAVTGILIVLAFIGFWNTLRYWTLSASDKVRMEEIKPGSVQELERKAMRLGLDLQGGLHVVLRVEMEKIEPSARADAVDRAIQVIRNRVDFTGVTEPLIQKQGDDRIIVDLPGYTNAAQAENIIGQTAQLEFKLLESPDNAALILKKIDSVVAASVKAGTADVSAQATASTPKTGESSPATPPSDSTKKDVFSDFLNQDTSQVTSEDIEGETPFTQYLQQFLAGSRTSTMWPGYIVATKDRALIEKMLAMPEVQKVIPEDVQFAWSTRSDIRDAQNVYYLYILKNKVQFLGKNLERIKLGRGQYQEHTVDFRLSGPSAAAFARLTGANIDKPLAIVIDNKVESAPFINSKIRNEGQITMGSSASMQDAQNMEIVLKAGALPAPVEIIEKDVVGPTLGSDSIRKGLTSSIIGLIAVFFFVGIYYRISGLIADIGLLFNIFFLLSIMAGLSATLTMPGIAGIILTIGISVDSNILIFERIREELRSGKTVRASIDAGYNRALLTIIDSHVTTLITAGALFIFGAGPIKGFAVSLFWGVTISLYTAVVITKTIFDIRKGYQTLSI from the coding sequence ATGAAAGGTCAAACTTGGAGACTTGCCGTTACCGGCATCCTGATCGTGCTGGCTTTTATCGGATTCTGGAACACTCTCCGATATTGGACCCTGTCGGCCAGTGACAAAGTGCGGATGGAGGAGATTAAGCCCGGTTCCGTACAGGAATTGGAACGCAAGGCGATGCGTCTCGGTCTCGATTTGCAGGGCGGGCTGCATGTCGTCCTGCGGGTCGAAATGGAAAAGATTGAACCATCGGCCCGCGCCGATGCCGTGGACCGCGCCATTCAGGTCATCCGCAATCGTGTAGATTTTACCGGCGTCACGGAACCGCTCATTCAGAAACAGGGGGATGATCGGATTATTGTTGATCTGCCCGGTTATACCAACGCCGCTCAGGCCGAAAATATTATCGGCCAGACGGCTCAGTTGGAATTCAAACTGCTGGAATCGCCTGATAACGCCGCTCTTATTCTGAAGAAAATCGATTCCGTGGTGGCCGCCTCGGTCAAGGCGGGAACGGCGGATGTCTCGGCTCAAGCGACCGCCTCCACTCCCAAGACAGGAGAATCATCGCCCGCCACGCCGCCCTCGGATTCGACCAAGAAGGATGTTTTTTCCGATTTTCTCAATCAGGATACCAGTCAGGTAACTAGCGAAGATATCGAGGGTGAGACCCCGTTCACGCAGTATCTGCAGCAGTTTCTGGCGGGAAGCCGGACCAGCACCATGTGGCCGGGATACATAGTGGCGACAAAAGATCGCGCCCTAATCGAGAAGATGCTGGCCATGCCGGAAGTGCAGAAGGTCATTCCCGAAGATGTTCAGTTTGCCTGGTCGACCCGATCTGACATCCGGGATGCTCAGAATGTTTACTATCTATATATTCTCAAGAACAAGGTTCAGTTTCTGGGAAAGAATTTGGAGAGAATTAAACTGGGGCGGGGCCAGTATCAGGAACATACGGTTGATTTCCGCCTATCCGGCCCGTCCGCAGCGGCTTTTGCCCGTTTGACCGGAGCGAATATTGATAAGCCGCTGGCGATTGTCATTGACAATAAAGTTGAATCGGCTCCCTTTATCAATTCCAAGATTCGGAACGAAGGGCAGATAACGATGGGCAGTTCCGCCTCGATGCAGGACGCCCAGAATATGGAAATCGTTCTCAAGGCCGGTGCACTGCCGGCGCCGGTCGAAATTATCGAAAAAGACGTCGTCGGCCCGACTCTCGGCTCTGACTCGATTCGCAAGGGCCTGACCTCATCAATTATCGGACTGATAGCCGTTTTCTTTTTTGTCGGAATTTATTATCGCATCTCCGGGCTGATTGCCGATATCGGTTTGCTTTTCAACATATTCTTTCTCCTGTCTATCATGGCGGGATTGAGCGCCACCCTGACAATGCCGGGGATAGCCGGGATTATTCTGACCATCGGTATTTCGGTCGACTCCAACATTCTTATTTTCGAGCGTATACGCGAAGAATTACGGTCGGGAAAGACGGTCCGGGCATCGATCGATGCCGGTTATAACCGGGCTCTTCTGACCATTATTGACAGCCACGTCACCACTTTGATTACGGCCGGGGCGCTCTTCATTTTCGGCGCCGGTCCGATCAAGGGATTCGCCGTCTCCCTCTTCTGGGGTGTTACCATATCGCTATATACGGCGGTCGTGATTACCAAGACGATATTCGACATTCGCAAGGGTTATCAGACCCTCAGCATATAG
- the secF gene encoding Protein translocase subunit SecF, translated as MFQILHGTNVNFIGQRYKAFIFSAVLVSIGLFALIMIFLGKANMGIDFAGGTMIQGSFANSINVSDLRSAVNSGGFPEASIQKLDRYNSPNSYIIRVKETAVGNEKAVDRLMNIISEKFPGNTFTKDSEHTIGPAVGESLRRSAIWAILVSVIGMIIYIGLRFDFRSGVAATIATFHDVLAITGIFFLLNKEITLLVVTALLTLAGYSLTDTVVVYDRIRENLKKYRKKGEFVETVNRSINEVLSRTVITSMTVLIVVVILYIFGGEVLSDFAFAMILGVIIGTYSSIFVASPIVIEWEARFPRRFK; from the coding sequence ATGTTTCAAATACTGCATGGAACCAATGTAAATTTCATCGGCCAGCGCTATAAAGCCTTCATTTTTTCGGCGGTCCTGGTGTCCATCGGTCTGTTTGCCCTGATTATGATTTTTCTGGGCAAGGCCAACATGGGGATCGACTTCGCCGGCGGCACGATGATTCAGGGTTCGTTCGCGAATTCCATAAATGTTTCCGACCTTCGCTCCGCGGTCAATTCCGGCGGTTTCCCGGAGGCCTCGATTCAGAAGTTGGACCGTTACAATTCCCCCAACTCGTACATTATCAGGGTCAAAGAAACGGCTGTGGGAAACGAAAAGGCGGTCGATCGCCTTATGAACATTATCAGTGAGAAATTCCCCGGTAATACCTTCACCAAGGATTCGGAGCATACTATCGGGCCGGCGGTCGGGGAATCGCTGCGCCGCAGCGCCATCTGGGCCATTCTGGTTTCTGTTATCGGTATGATTATTTATATCGGCCTGCGGTTCGATTTTCGATCCGGCGTGGCCGCGACCATCGCGACTTTTCATGATGTCCTCGCCATTACCGGTATCTTCTTTCTTCTGAATAAGGAAATAACGCTCTTGGTGGTCACCGCTCTTCTAACTCTGGCCGGTTATTCCCTGACCGATACCGTCGTTGTTTACGACCGTATTCGGGAGAATTTGAAAAAATATCGGAAGAAAGGGGAGTTCGTGGAGACGGTTAATCGCTCCATTAACGAAGTGCTGTCGCGGACCGTTATCACTTCAATGACGGTATTGATAGTGGTAGTGATTCTTTATATTTTCGGCGGCGAGGTCCTCAGTGATTTTGCTTTCGCCATGATTCTCGGGGTTATAATCGGGACCTATTCCTCGATTTTTGTCGCCAGCCCGATTGTGATTGAATGGGAAGCCAGATTTCCCAGGCGTTTTAAATAG
- a CDS encoding hypothetical protein (Evidence 5 : Unknown function), with product MNRESEIKINLGDEPNYRRLLETLVPKDVEIRQENYFFDSDESVLLKSRWALRVRIEKGGASLTLKGPEESGPAGLTIRPELIAEISEEKARYLVAHGVAQFDLPDNFREFPGNVPPGTTLGIISSFINFRVTVPWPAAGHDLKLEIDRTLFVDQSIDYELEAELPDSGLFAAALDDLRRLLSSLKIPLVFQMESKFARALKKPKRGQS from the coding sequence ATGAACCGTGAGTCTGAAATTAAAATCAATTTGGGTGACGAACCCAATTACCGTCGCCTGCTGGAAACATTGGTGCCCAAAGATGTCGAAATACGGCAGGAGAATTATTTTTTTGATTCGGATGAATCGGTTCTGCTTAAATCGCGATGGGCGCTTCGGGTCCGGATAGAGAAGGGAGGGGCCTCTTTGACTCTCAAAGGACCGGAGGAAAGCGGTCCAGCCGGCCTGACAATCCGGCCCGAACTGATTGCGGAAATTTCCGAAGAAAAAGCCCGATATTTGGTCGCTCATGGCGTTGCGCAATTCGATCTGCCCGATAATTTTCGTGAATTTCCTGGAAACGTTCCCCCCGGCACGACGTTGGGGATAATCAGTTCATTCATCAATTTCCGCGTGACCGTTCCCTGGCCGGCAGCCGGTCATGATTTGAAACTGGAGATAGATCGGACCCTCTTTGTGGATCAATCCATTGACTATGAACTTGAAGCGGAACTGCCGGATAGCGGTTTATTCGCGGCTGCCCTTGATGACTTAAGGCGGTTGCTTTCATCATTAAAAATCCCGCTGGTATTTCAGATGGAAAGCAAATTCGCCCGAGCCCTTAAAAAGCCGAAACGGGGGCAGAGTTGA
- a CDS encoding exported hypothetical protein (Evidence 5 : Unknown function), which yields MQKRLMSLSLAVIVLCLNMVSLAQGPSEIYPFSMKYNPELNLLRVFETPAGYERFPEQKMTHFQAWLTNLPLLPPAMPVALWNGEKVQSYDSIGGVIDLGVGTEQQQDPDIPIQLIMEYLRVAGALNDYPFVVTPTDTMTFGKWLDGTYTFDSRMKLIHTPGPKRVADANEYYRFMSMVMHFITGRTLLLNLSPIDEKDIDPGTLYVQFKNDQDSVGHTAVILDVCANAKGEQLLLVGWGGHPAQSFAVARPFPITDRAWFTVPELKDRLKDYGAGQFYRFKR from the coding sequence ATGCAGAAAAGGCTAATGTCCCTTTCTTTGGCAGTTATCGTTTTGTGTCTGAATATGGTTTCTTTGGCGCAGGGGCCGTCGGAAATCTACCCCTTCTCCATGAAATATAATCCGGAATTGAACCTCTTGCGGGTTTTTGAGACCCCGGCCGGGTATGAACGATTCCCGGAGCAGAAGATGACCCATTTTCAGGCCTGGCTCACCAATCTCCCCCTTCTCCCGCCGGCCATGCCGGTGGCGCTGTGGAACGGCGAAAAAGTCCAGTCTTACGATTCCATCGGAGGGGTAATTGATCTTGGAGTAGGCACTGAGCAACAGCAAGATCCCGATATTCCGATTCAACTTATCATGGAATATTTGAGAGTGGCCGGGGCCCTGAATGATTATCCCTTTGTTGTGACACCGACCGATACCATGACCTTCGGCAAATGGCTTGACGGTACCTATACATTCGATTCCCGAATGAAATTGATTCATACCCCGGGTCCCAAAAGAGTGGCCGATGCAAATGAATATTACCGCTTCATGAGCATGGTGATGCATTTCATCACGGGGCGCACCCTCTTGCTGAATCTTTCTCCGATTGATGAGAAAGATATCGATCCGGGGACCTTATATGTCCAATTCAAGAACGACCAGGATTCGGTGGGCCACACCGCCGTGATTCTCGATGTCTGCGCCAATGCCAAAGGAGAGCAACTCCTTTTGGTGGGATGGGGCGGACACCCGGCGCAGTCGTTTGCGGTGGCCCGGCCGTTCCCAATTACCGATCGGGCCTGGTTCACGGTGCCGGAATTAAAGGATCGGCTCAAAGATTATGGTGCGGGTCAATTTTATCGATTCAAGCGGTAG
- a CDS encoding hypothetical protein (Evidence 5 : Unknown function), protein MTYFKVIPFFFGVVLLLTVLQDALSARTLTLDRGDDLQSIIDYASDGDTILIATKTVVAEPVLFVDSLCGNCQEQKTPVKAHYGFIIRGKSLNIVGIDRKESVLKTNAGYGIFFLNSPHSSIENLTITGGRRDIDGNATDAAIVVRNSTVRATSLDIINNNHRLDSVVVGIGGIVGREGAQIYIDQCNIVNNGWDGVALYRGASAVITDCLIKEGRGAGIGVTWDATCTAYRNIVTGYWKGIGAFGTSWVIARNNAVFDNLGWGIIATGSSYMDIANNVVNHNGNCGIAPWSTESRGRIINNIVTNNGWRKEWVCPCVGIWNYGDWAKWEFANNIVWNNKEGNYRDIWDQSDLNGNLSVDPQFVGESVFILKPTSPAINAGHPEIFDPDGSRSDIGLYGGPQAVKRQTSRK, encoded by the coding sequence ATGACCTATTTTAAAGTGATCCCTTTCTTTTTTGGGGTGGTTTTGCTCCTGACCGTATTGCAGGATGCTTTATCGGCCCGGACCCTGACTCTGGATCGGGGCGACGATCTTCAATCAATCATAGACTACGCTTCCGACGGCGATACTATCTTGATCGCCACCAAGACGGTCGTGGCCGAACCGGTTTTGTTTGTCGATTCGCTCTGCGGCAATTGCCAGGAGCAGAAGACTCCGGTGAAGGCCCATTATGGATTCATCATCAGGGGAAAGTCCCTGAATATTGTCGGTATCGATCGAAAAGAGTCTGTTCTCAAGACCAACGCCGGTTACGGCATATTTTTTCTTAATTCACCGCATTCATCAATAGAGAATCTCACAATCACAGGGGGACGGCGGGATATTGACGGCAACGCCACCGATGCCGCTATTGTGGTCCGCAATTCCACGGTGCGAGCGACGAGTCTTGATATCATAAATAACAATCATCGTCTCGATTCCGTGGTCGTCGGGATCGGCGGCATTGTCGGCCGGGAAGGGGCGCAGATTTATATCGATCAGTGCAATATTGTGAATAATGGCTGGGACGGGGTGGCGCTGTACCGCGGGGCCTCGGCCGTGATTACCGACTGCCTGATAAAAGAAGGCCGGGGGGCCGGTATCGGCGTGACCTGGGATGCCACATGCACTGCCTATCGCAATATTGTCACCGGATACTGGAAGGGAATCGGGGCTTTCGGGACCTCCTGGGTAATCGCCCGTAACAATGCGGTTTTCGATAATCTGGGATGGGGGATAATCGCCACCGGTTCGTCATATATGGATATCGCCAATAATGTTGTCAATCATAACGGCAACTGCGGCATTGCCCCGTGGTCAACCGAGAGCCGGGGGCGGATCATCAATAATATTGTGACTAACAACGGCTGGCGAAAAGAGTGGGTGTGCCCGTGTGTGGGAATCTGGAACTACGGTGATTGGGCCAAATGGGAGTTTGCCAATAATATTGTCTGGAACAATAAGGAAGGGAATTACCGGGATATCTGGGATCAGAGCGATCTTAACGGAAATTTATCGGTCGATCCGCAGTTTGTCGGGGAATCGGTTTTTATTTTGAAGCCGACCTCACCGGCCATAAATGCCGGGCATCCGGAAATATTCGACCCGGACGGATCCCGTTCTGATATCGGTCTTTACGGCGGTCCGCAGGCGGTGAAACGTCAAACGTCGCGGAAATAG
- a CDS encoding hypothetical protein (Evidence 5 : Unknown function): MHDIRGYSYRQWGVSPHKIAAFAGKTMSYKGNKNGVPKGIRTPVTAVKGRCPRPG, from the coding sequence TTGCACGATATTAGGGGTTATTCATATCGTCAATGGGGCGTAAGTCCCCATAAAATAGCGGCTTTTGCAGGAAAGACAATGAGTTACAAGGGAAATAAAAATGGCGTCCCCAAGGGGATTCGAACCCCTGTTACCGCCGTGAAAGGGCGGTGTCCTAGACCGGGCTAG
- a CDS encoding conserved hypothetical protein (Evidence 4 : Unknown function but conserved in other organisms), with the protein MASLYNRSGIWYISYSVGGRRFRISTGTQDKKLAQIRFDDLKVKLFKGELGVHHVATSSSSIADFFKRFTEYAKGNYSNKYLQSDLSRIHTLQEFLARKGVKHLHAITPGIIEEFMTVVLEGRKPKTKKNYLALIKTILNYGVKWGVLEKNPLVGVKAPKIVKTFHFFSQKEVAKLIENAKEPVRTAIIILVNTGLRRDELFNLRWRDVDLAAKKLRVWPYESFVPKGKRPRSVPLNKPVLRALRKLRAEDKKAEYVFRPYTSMYSIYEKFSNLVKSLGMKGTLHDLRHTFASHLAMAGVPIPVLKDLLGHSDISTTMIYAHLSPNVHQAAVDKLVFD; encoded by the coding sequence ATGGCTTCACTGTATAACAGAAGCGGTATTTGGTATATCAGCTATAGTGTTGGCGGCAGAAGATTCCGCATTTCGACTGGCACACAGGACAAAAAGCTCGCACAGATCAGATTTGATGACCTGAAGGTGAAGCTTTTCAAGGGTGAACTTGGGGTACACCACGTCGCAACGTCCAGCTCTTCCATAGCAGATTTCTTCAAACGGTTTACTGAATATGCAAAGGGCAACTATAGCAATAAATACCTGCAGTCCGACCTTTCACGTATTCATACATTACAGGAATTCCTGGCTCGCAAGGGCGTCAAACACCTTCATGCCATCACACCGGGCATTATAGAGGAATTCATGACCGTAGTCTTGGAAGGCCGCAAACCCAAGACAAAGAAAAACTACCTTGCCCTTATAAAAACAATTCTAAATTATGGCGTCAAATGGGGCGTCCTCGAGAAAAACCCCCTTGTCGGCGTGAAAGCCCCCAAAATCGTCAAGACCTTCCACTTCTTCAGTCAAAAAGAGGTGGCAAAACTCATTGAAAACGCCAAGGAACCGGTCAGGACCGCCATTATTATTCTGGTCAATACCGGCCTAAGGCGGGATGAACTGTTCAATCTCAGGTGGCGGGATGTCGACCTTGCGGCCAAAAAACTCCGTGTCTGGCCATATGAAAGCTTTGTGCCCAAGGGAAAACGCCCAAGAAGCGTACCCCTCAATAAGCCCGTCTTGCGGGCCCTCAGAAAACTCAGGGCCGAAGACAAGAAGGCAGAATATGTATTTCGGCCTTATACAAGCATGTATTCGATCTATGAAAAATTTTCGAATTTGGTCAAGTCGTTGGGCATGAAGGGGACACTCCACGACCTCCGTCACACTTTTGCCTCACATTTAGCCATGGCGGGGGTCCCGATTCCGGTCCTAAAAGATTTATTGGGCCATTCGGACATTTCCACGACCATGATTTACGCCCACCTGTCGCCCAATGTCCATCAAGCGGCTGTGGACAAGCTGGTGTTTGACTGA
- a CDS encoding putative TetR/AcrR family transcriptional regulator (Evidence 3 : Putative function from multiple computational evidences) has protein sequence MGNRYKRVIKKGEIIAAARRCFAKHGFARTTVEDIARVVGIKAGSLYHYYDSKETIFREVIIGEGKEMLGWLKGEVTKEKTAKKKVLRYIRARLEHFRSMTNLLDVSIQVVVEVAPLVDKLYREYLDQEVSFLAGIINSGIKDGSFLPCNGLRIASAILTMSESVKYKAFRMADTLSASEVDYSAVDKEVSYITELILAGVAND, from the coding sequence ATGGGGAATCGATATAAGCGGGTTATAAAAAAAGGTGAAATTATTGCTGCTGCCCGAAGGTGTTTCGCCAAGCACGGTTTTGCGAGGACTACGGTAGAAGATATCGCTCGTGTCGTTGGGATAAAGGCCGGCTCGCTATATCACTATTATGACAGCAAAGAGACTATTTTTCGGGAGGTCATTATTGGCGAAGGAAAAGAAATGCTGGGTTGGCTTAAAGGCGAGGTCACAAAGGAAAAAACTGCCAAAAAAAAAGTTTTGAGGTACATAAGGGCGCGTCTCGAGCACTTTCGCAGTATGACCAATCTTCTTGACGTTTCCATCCAGGTCGTTGTTGAGGTCGCACCGTTGGTGGACAAGCTCTACCGGGAGTATCTTGACCAAGAAGTCTCCTTCCTTGCGGGTATTATAAACAGTGGCATAAAGGACGGCAGCTTCTTGCCATGCAATGGATTAAGAATTGCCAGTGCCATCCTGACCATGTCGGAATCCGTTAAGTACAAAGCCTTTCGTATGGCAGATACCTTGTCGGCTTCTGAGGTGGATTACTCGGCGGTGGATAAGGAGGTTAGTTATATAACTGAATTGATTTTGGCCGGTGTTGCCAATGATTGA